A single Pseudodesulfovibrio aespoeensis Aspo-2 DNA region contains:
- the phnK gene encoding phosphonate C-P lyase system protein PhnK — protein sequence MAESEKPLISAHGLTKYYGSMLGCKNVSFDLWPGEVMGIVGESGSGKSTLLACLSGRSAPSGGAVEYRSSEFGTIDVHGSIEPVRRKLMRTEWGVVHQNPRDGLRLGVTAGANIGERLMGIGARHYGNIRAKALEWLAQVEIDADRIDHFPKTFSGGMQQRLQIACNLATSPSLIFMDEPTGGLDVSVQARLLDLLRGLVARLGLSAVVVTHDLAVARLLAHRLMVMKNGEVVESGLTDQVLDDPQHPYTQLLVSSILQA from the coding sequence ATGGCCGAATCCGAAAAACCGCTGATCAGCGCGCACGGGCTGACCAAATACTACGGCAGCATGCTCGGCTGCAAAAACGTGAGCTTCGACCTCTGGCCCGGCGAGGTCATGGGCATCGTGGGCGAGTCCGGCTCCGGGAAATCCACGCTCCTCGCCTGCCTGTCGGGCCGGTCGGCCCCGTCCGGAGGGGCGGTGGAGTATCGTTCCAGCGAATTCGGAACCATAGACGTGCATGGTTCCATCGAGCCCGTGCGGCGCAAGCTGATGCGCACCGAATGGGGCGTGGTCCACCAGAACCCGCGCGACGGGCTCAGGCTCGGCGTCACCGCCGGGGCCAATATCGGCGAGCGGCTCATGGGCATCGGCGCGCGCCACTACGGCAACATCCGGGCCAAGGCCCTGGAATGGCTCGCCCAGGTGGAGATCGATGCGGACCGGATCGACCATTTTCCCAAGACCTTTTCTGGCGGCATGCAGCAGCGGCTGCAGATCGCCTGCAACCTGGCCACCTCCCCCAGCCTCATCTTCATGGACGAACCCACCGGCGGGCTCGATGTTTCGGTCCAGGCCCGGCTGCTCGACCTGCTCCGGGGGCTCGTGGCCCGGCTCGGACTCTCGGCAGTGGTCGTCACCCACGATCTGGCCGTGGCCCGGCTGCTGGCCCACAGGCTGATGGTCATGAAAAACGGCGAGGTGGTGGAATCAGGCCTTACCGATCAAGTGCTGGACGACCCCCAGCATCCGTACACGCAGCTGCTCGTCTCATCAATCCTGCAAGCCTAG
- the phnL gene encoding phosphonate C-P lyase system protein PhnL: MTVCISVKNLCKTFTLHTQGGTVIPVFSGLDLDVRAGECVALSGSSGAGKSSLICSLYGNYKSQAGSILVRHQGSLVDMVTAQPREIMDVRRRTMGYVSQFLRVVPRVPARDVVAEPLASLTGDRAAARDKAEHLLARLNIPRPLWSLPPATFSGGERQRVNIARGFCADYPILLLDEPTASLDAHNRQAVVQLILEAKARGAAVVGIFHDEEVRGLVSDTVFAMRGFREAA, encoded by the coding sequence ATGACCGTTTGCATATCCGTGAAAAACCTCTGCAAGACCTTTACCCTGCACACCCAGGGCGGCACGGTCATCCCGGTCTTCTCCGGGCTTGATCTCGATGTGCGGGCCGGGGAGTGCGTGGCCTTAAGCGGCTCATCCGGAGCCGGGAAATCGTCACTCATCTGCTCCCTGTACGGCAACTACAAGTCACAGGCCGGGAGCATCCTGGTCCGGCACCAGGGGTCTCTCGTGGACATGGTCACGGCCCAGCCGCGCGAGATCATGGATGTCCGCAGGCGCACCATGGGCTATGTGAGCCAGTTCCTGCGAGTGGTGCCCAGGGTGCCGGCCAGGGATGTGGTGGCCGAACCGCTCGCAAGCCTGACCGGCGACCGGGCCGCGGCCAGGGACAAGGCCGAACACCTGCTTGCGCGGCTGAACATCCCGCGCCCCCTGTGGTCCCTGCCGCCCGCCACCTTCTCTGGCGGCGAGCGGCAGCGGGTCAACATCGCACGCGGCTTTTGCGCGGACTACCCGATCCTGCTCCTGGACGAACCCACGGCCTCGCTGGACGCGCACAACCGTCAGGCGGTCGTCCAGCTCATTCTGGAGGCCAAGGCCAGGGGCGCGGCTGTGGTCGGCATCTTTCACGACGAGGAAGTGCGCGGCCTGGTTTCGGACACAGTGTTTGCAATGCGCGGTTTCAGGGAGGCCGCCTGA
- a CDS encoding alpha-D-ribose 1-methylphosphonate 5-triphosphate diphosphatase produces MDIVIKNARIVAASGIVAGSVKVVGGVIESVDQGPCMAPGGVDFQGDYLLPGFVELHTDNLEQELEPRPGVFWPDTLSSVLAHDAQMVSAGITTVLDAVSLGEYHDGPKRSTILDMSIRALRKARSTGVLKADHKLHLRCEYSDPKVLEMLAPHLDDDVLMLVSLMDHTPGQRQFTDTDKYRQYYKNRWNDEEFAEMADRLVATQRACAAENRRVIVELCRQRAIPMASHDDTTAEHIGEAVREKIAISEFPTTRLAASLARQAGISIVMGGPNVVRGGSHSGNVAAQDLAAVGLLDILSSDYVPGSLASGAFALHRRLGIPLHETVAMISLNPATVIGLLDRGEIAPGKRADLVRVREIEGVPAVLQTWAGGTASPLEITAKNAA; encoded by the coding sequence ATGGATATTGTCATCAAGAATGCCCGCATCGTCGCCGCAAGCGGCATTGTCGCTGGGTCGGTCAAGGTTGTCGGCGGAGTGATCGAGTCCGTGGACCAGGGACCGTGCATGGCCCCCGGCGGGGTGGATTTTCAGGGAGACTATCTCTTGCCCGGCTTTGTGGAGCTGCATACCGACAATCTTGAGCAGGAGCTGGAGCCCCGGCCCGGCGTGTTCTGGCCGGACACGCTTTCGTCCGTGCTGGCTCACGATGCCCAGATGGTCAGCGCGGGCATCACCACGGTCCTGGATGCCGTGTCGCTGGGAGAATACCATGACGGCCCCAAGCGGAGCACCATCCTGGACATGAGCATCCGCGCCCTGCGCAAGGCCCGGTCCACCGGGGTGCTCAAGGCGGACCACAAGCTCCACCTGCGTTGTGAGTATTCGGACCCCAAGGTGCTTGAGATGCTCGCTCCGCATCTGGACGACGACGTGCTGATGCTCGTCTCGCTCATGGACCACACGCCGGGCCAGCGGCAGTTCACGGATACAGACAAGTACCGGCAATACTACAAGAACAGATGGAATGACGAGGAGTTTGCCGAGATGGCAGACCGGCTCGTCGCCACCCAGCGGGCCTGCGCCGCTGAGAACCGGCGAGTCATCGTCGAGCTGTGCCGCCAGCGCGCCATTCCCATGGCCAGCCACGACGACACCACAGCCGAACACATCGGGGAGGCGGTGCGCGAGAAGATCGCCATCTCCGAGTTTCCGACCACGCGGCTGGCCGCGTCCCTGGCCAGACAAGCCGGGATCAGCATCGTCATGGGCGGCCCCAACGTGGTCCGGGGCGGGTCGCATTCGGGCAATGTGGCTGCCCAGGATCTGGCGGCTGTGGGGCTGCTCGACATCCTGTCATCCGACTATGTGCCGGGCAGCCTCGCCTCTGGCGCGTTTGCCCTGCACAGGCGGCTTGGCATTCCGCTGCACGAGACCGTGGCCATGATCAGCCTGAATCCGGCCACGGTGATCGGCCTTTTGGACCGGGGGGAGATCGCGCCGGGCAAGCGGGCTGACCTGGTCCGCGTCCGGGAAATCGAAGGTGTGCCCGCCGTGTTACAAACCTGGGCTGGCGGAACCGCAAGCCCCCTTGAAATAACGGCAAAAAATGCGGCCTGA
- the phnC gene encoding phosphonate ABC transporter ATP-binding protein, whose amino-acid sequence MKSIDLNAGKVAVRARNLCKVYPNGTVALNNVSLDVRQSDFVVVIGLSGAGKSTMLRCLNRLIRPTSGELSLFGDDITTVNGNKLKQVRRRVGMIFQQFNLIRRLSVLENVLVGRLRFNASLTKRCCSMFRHFSRQEREFAFDCLKQVGIADLAFRRADALSGGQQQRVAIARSLAQEPEVFLADEPIASLDPRSSETVMQILTQIHEERGIPVLVNLHHIDFAQRYGKRILGMSKGEIIFDGTARDLNCDNVSCIYGDKAEEALEELSAA is encoded by the coding sequence ATGAAATCAATCGACCTGAATGCGGGCAAGGTGGCCGTCAGGGCCAGGAATCTCTGCAAGGTGTATCCCAACGGCACTGTGGCCCTCAATAATGTCAGCCTGGATGTCAGGCAGTCCGATTTTGTCGTGGTCATCGGGCTCTCGGGCGCGGGCAAGTCCACCATGCTGCGCTGCCTGAACAGGCTCATCCGGCCCACCAGCGGCGAACTGTCCCTGTTTGGCGACGACATCACCACGGTCAACGGGAACAAGCTGAAGCAGGTCCGCCGCAGGGTGGGCATGATCTTCCAGCAATTCAACCTCATCAGAAGGCTGAGCGTCCTGGAAAACGTCCTGGTCGGGCGGCTGCGCTTCAACGCCAGCCTGACCAAGCGGTGCTGCTCCATGTTCCGCCACTTTTCCCGGCAGGAGAGGGAGTTCGCCTTTGACTGCCTGAAGCAGGTCGGCATCGCCGATCTCGCGTTCCGCCGGGCCGATGCCCTGTCGGGCGGCCAGCAGCAGCGTGTGGCCATCGCCCGCTCCCTGGCCCAGGAGCCGGAAGTCTTCCTGGCTGACGAGCCCATCGCCAGCCTTGATCCCCGCAGCTCGGAAACTGTCATGCAGATACTCACCCAGATCCACGAGGAGCGGGGTATCCCGGTCCTGGTCAACCTGCACCACATCGACTTTGCCCAACGCTACGGCAAGCGCATCCTCGGCATGTCCAAGGGCGAGATCATCTTTGACGGCACGGCCCGCGACCTCAATTGCGACAACGTGTCCTGCATCTACGGCGACAAGGCGGAAGAGGCCCTGGAAGAGCTCTCTGCCGCCTAG
- the phnD gene encoding phosphonate ABC transporter substrate-binding protein, whose amino-acid sequence MFGKMTKRLIVAALMLAFALPGLGHAAPADWPAVIKFGFIPTEGAADSAKRAKPIADKLEAVLGVKVEVFTASDYNGIITAMANKHIDFAYFGPKSYIEAAEKANAEALVLELDQDGQPGYTGIIIARKDSGITTMEQAKGKTFAFTDPNSTSGFLVPNVIFARDMKVDPKAYFKEVRFSGSHGASILAVKNNSIDVAATNDIDLNRMIQKGSVAMDEFVILTKSDLIPGAPMTARKDLPASLKAAFAGALLQINDDPEALNILQNGGYAHTNDKNYDIIRYMNRLKKQLDKQ is encoded by the coding sequence ATGTTTGGCAAAATGACGAAACGACTCATCGTTGCTGCCCTTATGCTGGCTTTTGCCCTGCCCGGCCTCGGCCACGCAGCCCCTGCTGACTGGCCTGCGGTCATCAAGTTCGGCTTCATCCCCACCGAGGGTGCCGCCGACTCGGCCAAGCGCGCCAAGCCCATCGCCGACAAGCTTGAGGCGGTCCTGGGCGTGAAGGTCGAGGTCTTCACCGCCTCCGACTACAACGGCATCATTACTGCCATGGCCAACAAGCACATCGACTTCGCCTACTTCGGCCCCAAGAGCTACATCGAGGCCGCTGAAAAGGCCAATGCCGAAGCCCTGGTCCTCGAACTGGACCAGGACGGCCAGCCCGGCTACACCGGCATCATCATCGCCCGCAAGGATTCCGGCATCACCACCATGGAGCAGGCCAAGGGCAAGACCTTTGCCTTCACCGATCCCAACTCCACCTCCGGCTTCCTGGTTCCCAACGTCATCTTTGCCAGGGACATGAAGGTTGATCCCAAGGCGTACTTCAAGGAAGTCCGTTTCTCCGGCTCCCATGGCGCGTCCATCCTGGCTGTCAAGAACAACTCCATCGATGTCGCCGCCACCAATGACATCGACCTGAACCGCATGATCCAGAAAGGTTCTGTGGCCATGGACGAATTCGTCATTCTCACGAAATCCGACCTCATCCCCGGCGCTCCCATGACCGCGCGCAAAGACCTTCCCGCCAGCCTGAAGGCGGCCTTTGCCGGAGCCCTTCTGCAGATCAATGACGACCCCGAGGCGCTGAACATCCTGCAAAACGGCGGCTACGCGCACACCAACGACAAGAACTACGACATCATCCGCTACATGAATCGGCTCAAGAAACAGCTGGACAAGCAATAG
- the phnE gene encoding phosphonate ABC transporter, permease protein PhnE → MSQDLTLDHVTPKATLLQRVAMGGLLALVLAVLAASYISTDINPFKLYEKRQNAFEYLFGRQLNEADERDAMAQAMRLPEIIAFEEAYQDIKSEYVADGRKLDTVAIQREAQARADKRLAAMSPTDRETLVQQEYARIADEKSGGYFPPVTAWSYLKEYSKALIETVAIAIWGTLLAFVAAIPMAMFAARNTLELMVQGDGLRQKVIRWFGQFVARRTLDFCRGFNEFVMALIFVAVIGLGPYAGVLALAIHTFGILGKVFSEAIEQIEPGQVEAVTASGAGPAQIMAFSVIPQVMPLIVSYTLLRFESNVRSATILGFVGAGGIGFLMFDKINGYLYREVCTMMIMVILSVTLIDYMCGVLRRRFV, encoded by the coding sequence ATGAGTCAGGACCTGACACTCGATCATGTCACCCCCAAAGCGACCCTCCTCCAGAGGGTCGCCATGGGGGGGCTGCTCGCCCTCGTGCTGGCCGTTCTCGCCGCCTCCTACATCTCGACGGACATCAACCCGTTCAAGCTGTATGAAAAACGGCAGAACGCCTTTGAATACCTCTTTGGCCGCCAGTTGAACGAGGCCGACGAGCGCGACGCCATGGCCCAGGCCATGCGGCTGCCGGAGATCATCGCCTTTGAAGAGGCGTATCAGGATATCAAGTCGGAATATGTTGCAGACGGCCGCAAGTTGGACACCGTGGCCATCCAGCGCGAAGCCCAGGCGCGGGCCGACAAGCGCCTCGCGGCCATGAGCCCGACCGATCGGGAAACCCTGGTGCAACAGGAATACGCGCGCATCGCTGACGAGAAATCAGGGGGATATTTCCCGCCTGTTACGGCCTGGAGCTACCTGAAGGAGTATTCCAAGGCGCTCATCGAAACCGTGGCCATCGCCATATGGGGAACCCTGCTGGCCTTTGTGGCAGCCATCCCCATGGCCATGTTCGCGGCCCGTAACACTCTCGAACTGATGGTCCAGGGCGATGGCCTGCGCCAGAAGGTGATCCGCTGGTTCGGCCAGTTTGTGGCCCGTCGGACCCTCGACTTCTGCCGCGGGTTCAACGAGTTCGTCATGGCCCTCATCTTCGTGGCTGTCATCGGGCTCGGCCCGTACGCGGGCGTGCTCGCCCTGGCCATCCACACCTTCGGCATCCTGGGCAAGGTGTTTTCCGAGGCCATAGAGCAGATCGAGCCGGGGCAGGTGGAGGCGGTGACCGCCTCGGGCGCGGGACCGGCCCAGATCATGGCCTTCTCGGTCATCCCCCAGGTCATGCCGCTGATCGTCAGCTACACCCTGCTGCGGTTTGAATCCAACGTCCGCTCGGCCACCATCCTCGGCTTTGTGGGCGCGGGCGGCATCGGCTTCCTCATGTTCGACAAGATCAACGGCTACCTCTACCGCGAGGTCTGCACCATGATGATCATGGTCATACTCTCTGTCACACTGATCGACTATATGTGCGGCGTGCTGCGGCGGCGTTTCGTCTAA
- a CDS encoding GAK system XXXCH domain-containing protein, which translates to MGSDTKATSQMDIRELPAFFRLLADALEKGGDGEFVGSDEFRKFKISGKNEFGQVTVKVKFKSAGECEAAEEAEECDECRASGTLKYKHLKKRMKISFRLIFKMIHEGQMPPAEAVESFLADSDLMIGYPGYGDEYYAQYAKVCATFKAAFESGDLARMGEAVDAIAHEKSRCHAKYD; encoded by the coding sequence ATGGGAAGCGACACGAAAGCCACCAGCCAGATGGACATCCGGGAACTGCCCGCTTTTTTCCGCTTGCTGGCCGACGCTCTTGAAAAGGGGGGCGACGGCGAGTTCGTCGGGAGTGACGAGTTCAGGAAATTCAAGATCAGCGGCAAGAACGAATTTGGCCAGGTCACGGTCAAGGTGAAGTTCAAATCCGCCGGGGAGTGCGAGGCGGCTGAAGAGGCCGAAGAGTGCGACGAGTGCCGCGCCTCTGGCACGCTGAAGTACAAACATCTCAAAAAGCGCATGAAAATCAGCTTCAGGCTGATTTTCAAGATGATTCACGAAGGGCAGATGCCACCTGCGGAAGCCGTGGAATCCTTCCTGGCCGACTCTGATCTGATGATCGGCTATCCCGGCTATGGCGACGAATACTATGCCCAGTATGCCAAGGTCTGCGCCACGTTCAAGGCGGCATTCGAGTCCGGCGACCTCGCCCGGATGGGAGAGGCCGTTGATGCCATCGCCCACGAGAAGAGCCGCTGCCACGCCAAGTACGACTGA
- a CDS encoding PHP domain-containing protein: MKLIKKGEIPDRPGPLAGASPEITEDDSRRFFELVSTDLMPWQVEQVITPSQVHARQEALLAVHWHPEFVPMEHIRRRVEAMFPNRQEELLIPTQHNELMSWDGHSGVEVDCYSSGFNRKVQLLLHFADDRVRDAGVLRSMLIHTFKYRSGQLFDFMHTITKPIEPRIQAAARISGADVELVEFVRRGVSKIERLLDEHWADVPRQSVKNKLLRNWFDSLRPELGDVAIDRVQAYLKAVKEIVKQGFDLSFFYRASEVIEEVRGLGGCVVIPHPEQFWPILLRNYDVDGIEVWNPQSQEYTEFLISVVNEQNERRQKSERRVLIFMGDDCHMGEKTKPLDQQDAVKAGREVGLQPAWDDLAVRKRLIVNNISRHSVINEYRARLAG; encoded by the coding sequence ATGAAACTGATCAAGAAAGGCGAAATTCCGGACAGGCCGGGTCCGCTTGCCGGGGCATCCCCGGAGATAACCGAGGACGACAGCAGGCGTTTCTTCGAGCTGGTCTCGACCGACCTGATGCCCTGGCAGGTCGAGCAGGTGATCACGCCGTCGCAGGTCCATGCCCGCCAGGAGGCCCTGCTTGCGGTCCACTGGCACCCGGAGTTCGTGCCCATGGAGCATATCCGCAGACGGGTGGAAGCCATGTTTCCGAATCGCCAAGAGGAACTGCTCATCCCCACCCAGCACAACGAGCTCATGAGCTGGGACGGCCACTCCGGCGTGGAGGTGGACTGCTACTCCAGCGGGTTCAACCGCAAGGTGCAGCTTCTGCTTCATTTTGCCGACGACCGGGTGCGCGACGCCGGGGTGCTCCGTTCGATGCTCATCCATACCTTCAAGTACCGTTCGGGCCAGCTTTTTGACTTCATGCACACCATCACCAAGCCCATTGAGCCTCGGATACAGGCGGCTGCCAGGATTTCCGGCGCAGACGTGGAACTCGTGGAGTTCGTCCGGCGAGGCGTCTCCAAGATCGAGCGGTTGCTGGACGAACACTGGGCCGATGTGCCGCGCCAGTCGGTCAAGAACAAGCTGCTGCGCAACTGGTTCGACTCCCTGCGGCCCGAGCTGGGCGATGTGGCCATCGACCGGGTCCAGGCCTATCTCAAGGCGGTCAAGGAGATCGTCAAGCAGGGATTTGATCTCTCCTTCTTCTACCGGGCGAGCGAGGTCATCGAGGAGGTCCGGGGGCTTGGCGGATGCGTGGTCATTCCCCACCCGGAGCAGTTCTGGCCCATCCTGCTCAGGAACTACGACGTGGACGGCATCGAGGTGTGGAACCCCCAGTCGCAGGAGTATACCGAGTTCCTCATCTCGGTGGTCAACGAGCAGAACGAGCGGCGGCAGAAAAGCGAGCGCAGGGTGCTCATCTTCATGGGCGACGACTGCCACATGGGGGAAAAGACCAAGCCGCTTGATCAGCAGGATGCGGTCAAGGCGGGGCGCGAGGTCGGGCTTCAGCCCGCCTGGGACGACCTGGCCGTCAGGAAACGACTCATTGTCAACAACATCAGCCGACATTCAGTCATCAATGAATACAGGGCCCGGCTCGCCGGATAA
- a CDS encoding amphi-Trp domain-containing protein has product MSEEKFVFDSLQDSETIKAFLASLTEGFEKGSITLSTNGDAIELKPDGLLNFIVKARKKGTENKLSIKVEWKDAAKLKKDTDEKLKVS; this is encoded by the coding sequence ATGTCTGAAGAGAAATTCGTCTTTGACTCGCTGCAGGACAGCGAGACCATCAAGGCATTCCTGGCCTCTCTCACCGAAGGGTTCGAGAAGGGGAGCATCACCCTCTCGACCAACGGCGACGCCATTGAACTCAAACCCGACGGCCTGCTGAACTTCATCGTCAAGGCCCGCAAAAAGGGCACGGAAAACAAGCTGTCCATCAAGGTCGAGTGGAAGGATGCCGCCAAGCTGAAGAAAGACACCGATGAAAAACTGAAGGTCAGTTAG
- a CDS encoding PhoU domain-containing protein, whose amino-acid sequence MITFEGLDENFKFIVLEVENQARSTRKFMDAPSRQRYSKIANRDDYIDNLKTIIENKCYSRIHSDKSLDKNQINRIRAIQVMCVNLEKIADYFVNITKQMRYLDDQSFIKKYDYGEVFDIIFDRLAAILAAFRNEDMSKALYICKAEPMLDSVYKVRFDRIMNEMGMGRDAQSLITVLFIFRYFERVGDALLNIGEAVIFSLLGERIKIEQFEALQQTLTKSGFSDSFADIDFRAIWGTRSGCRIGKVEQRDATTSSEERRQGSIYKEGSLEKIRKERESIQRWKQTFPNLVADIYGFHEDADKGSMLVEFLNGCTLDEVVLSGEDELVRNALFIFESTVLETWTTTLERLPVKTNYIWQVQSRLESVLQTHPEFWRTPKSLGSAEVRSTEELLVRCAEIEDEMEAPFSVFIHGDFNINNVVYNNEAQQVHYIDLYRSRDFDYVQDASVFLVSNFRMPIFDTDHRGRINSVINQFYGFVKGFAQEHEDPTFEARMAFALARSFYTSTRFELNFKFAKEMYNRSMFLLEKISHYRGRNWEKFSLPTQVLHY is encoded by the coding sequence ATGATCACATTTGAAGGTTTGGACGAGAATTTCAAGTTCATCGTCCTCGAGGTCGAGAATCAGGCCCGGTCCACCCGGAAGTTCATGGACGCCCCGTCCCGGCAGCGCTACTCGAAGATCGCCAATCGGGACGACTACATCGACAACCTGAAGACGATCATCGAGAACAAGTGTTACTCGCGCATCCACTCGGACAAGTCGCTGGACAAGAACCAGATCAACAGGATCCGGGCCATACAGGTGATGTGCGTCAACCTGGAGAAGATTGCCGATTATTTCGTCAACATCACCAAGCAGATGCGGTATCTGGACGACCAGTCGTTCATCAAGAAGTACGACTACGGGGAGGTTTTCGACATCATCTTCGATCGGCTCGCGGCCATCCTGGCCGCCTTCAGGAACGAGGACATGTCCAAGGCGCTCTACATCTGCAAGGCGGAGCCAATGCTGGACAGCGTCTACAAGGTGCGGTTCGACCGGATCATGAATGAGATGGGCATGGGCCGCGACGCCCAGAGCCTGATCACCGTGCTGTTCATCTTCCGCTACTTCGAACGGGTCGGGGACGCCCTGCTCAATATCGGCGAGGCCGTCATCTTCTCGTTGCTGGGTGAGCGCATCAAGATCGAGCAGTTCGAGGCATTGCAGCAGACCCTGACCAAGTCCGGGTTCAGCGATTCGTTTGCGGACATTGATTTTCGCGCCATCTGGGGCACACGGTCCGGATGCCGCATCGGCAAGGTGGAGCAGCGGGACGCGACCACTTCCTCCGAGGAAAGACGGCAGGGCAGCATCTACAAGGAAGGGAGCCTGGAAAAGATTCGCAAGGAACGGGAATCGATCCAGCGCTGGAAGCAGACCTTCCCCAATCTCGTGGCCGACATCTACGGCTTTCACGAGGATGCCGACAAAGGCTCCATGCTGGTGGAATTCCTCAACGGCTGTACCCTGGATGAGGTCGTCCTCTCCGGTGAGGACGAACTCGTCCGAAACGCTTTGTTCATCTTTGAAAGCACAGTCCTTGAGACCTGGACAACCACCCTGGAGCGGTTGCCGGTCAAGACCAACTATATCTGGCAGGTGCAGTCGAGGCTCGAAAGCGTGCTCCAGACCCATCCCGAATTCTGGCGCACGCCCAAGTCCCTGGGCAGCGCCGAGGTCCGGTCCACCGAGGAACTCCTGGTCCGTTGCGCCGAGATCGAGGACGAGATGGAGGCGCCGTTTTCCGTGTTCATCCACGGCGACTTCAATATCAACAACGTGGTCTACAATAACGAGGCGCAGCAGGTGCACTACATCGACCTCTACCGCTCCCGCGATTTCGACTACGTGCAGGATGCTTCGGTCTTCCTCGTTTCCAACTTCAGGATGCCCATCTTCGATACCGATCACCGGGGCCGCATCAACAGCGTCATCAACCAGTTCTACGGGTTCGTCAAAGGGTTTGCCCAGGAGCACGAAGACCCGACCTTTGAGGCGCGCATGGCCTTTGCCCTGGCCCGGTCGTTCTATACCTCGACCCGGTTCGAGCTGAACTTCAAGTTCGCCAAGGAGATGTACAACCGGTCCATGTTCCTGCTCGAAAAGATATCCCATTACCGGGGTCGCAACTGGGAGAAGTTCTCCCTGCCGACCCAAGTCCTCCACTACTAG
- a CDS encoding GAK system ATP-grasp enzyme, whose protein sequence is MKIGVIGTEGGWSSETLADTVARRTGERILIGMDQVRLDLPSGDAFYNGHNLKDFDALIIKKIGARYSPDLLDRLEVLRYLAERGLKIFSSPYSILRVLDRLSCTITMQLANIPMPPTTITESVDQALTALEMYGEAVFKPLYTSKARGMFILENGPDARAAIEQYRTENPIMYIQKTIELGDLDLGIAFLGGEYLTTYARCKTNGAWNTTTESGGKYRPYEPSPEIIELAHKAQAQFDLDFTCVDVAITDDGPYVFEVSAFGGFRGIQETSGIDAAQRYVEYVMERI, encoded by the coding sequence GTGAAAATTGGAGTCATCGGAACCGAGGGCGGCTGGTCCTCGGAAACGCTTGCAGACACCGTGGCCCGCAGAACCGGGGAACGCATCCTCATCGGCATGGATCAGGTCCGCCTCGACCTGCCCTCCGGGGACGCGTTTTACAACGGCCACAACCTCAAGGATTTCGACGCCCTGATCATCAAGAAGATCGGAGCCCGGTATTCACCGGACCTGCTGGACCGGCTGGAGGTGCTGCGCTACCTGGCCGAGCGTGGGCTGAAGATTTTCAGCTCTCCCTACTCGATCCTGCGGGTGCTCGACCGCTTGAGCTGCACCATCACCATGCAGTTGGCGAACATCCCCATGCCGCCGACCACCATCACCGAAAGCGTGGATCAGGCCCTGACAGCCCTGGAAATGTACGGCGAGGCGGTCTTCAAGCCGCTCTACACCTCCAAGGCGCGGGGCATGTTCATCCTCGAAAACGGCCCGGACGCCCGCGCCGCCATCGAGCAGTACAGGACCGAGAACCCGATCATGTACATCCAAAAAACCATAGAGCTTGGCGATCTCGACCTCGGCATCGCCTTTCTCGGCGGCGAGTACCTGACCACCTATGCCCGGTGCAAGACCAACGGGGCGTGGAACACCACCACCGAGTCCGGCGGCAAGTATCGGCCCTACGAGCCGTCCCCTGAAATCATCGAACTCGCCCACAAGGCACAGGCGCAGTTCGATCTCGACTTCACCTGCGTGGACGTGGCCATCACCGATGACGGCCCCTATGTCTTCGAGGTCTCGGCCTTCGGCGGGTTCCGGGGCATCCAGGAGACCAGCGGCATTGATGCGGCACAGCGGTATGTCGAGTACGTCATGGAGAGAATATGA